The Cellulophaga sp. RHA19 genome includes the window GTATCTATTGTTTGGTAAGAATCTCTAATACCTTTACCATTTAATGGTTGGTAATTAAATCTAAAAGATAAATAACCATTAGAATACCATTTTTTTAATCCGCCGTGCGCATCCATTGCACTCCATAAGACTTTACCTGCCTCTGTAGCATTTAATCTTTTACTGGCAGCAGTAACTCTTTTTTCTATCCAAGAGTTTGGTATTTGATATCCTAATTCTTCTGTTTGTTCTAGTGTATTTTTATCAGCTTGCTTTTTACTTGTTTCCTTACAAGCAACAAAACTTACTATTGCAAATAAACTTACAAGTTTTACTATTATTTTCATTCTCATCTATATTTATGTGTTAATATCTAGTAGTCGTTTTAACTTACAGAACATTTCAAAATTAAATAAAAAAAATCCCAAGACTTACGCCTTGGGATTTTTGTAGTATAAACTTAATTAATTAAGCTATTTTATTACGCTTACGTTCGTTTTCTGTTAAGTAAATTTTACGTAATCTTAAGTGCGCAGGAGTTACCTCTACGTACTCATCTTTTTGTATGTATTCTAAAGCTTCTTCTAAAGAGAATTTAATAGCTGGCACAATTTTAGCTTTATCATCTGCTCCTGAAGAACGTACGTTAGATAACTTTTTAGTTTTAGTGATGTTAACTGTCATATCATCACCTCTAGAGTTTTCTCCAATTACTTGACCTTCGTAAATATCTTCACCTGGATCTACAAAGAACTTACCTCTGTCTTGTAATTTATCTATAGAATAAGGAATTGCTTTTCCTGTTTCCATAGAAACTAAAGAACCATTTTGACGTTGAGGAATATCTCCACGCATTGGTTGGTACTCTAAGAAACGGTGTGCCATAATAGCTTCACCAGCAGTAGCAGTTAATAATTGGTTTCTAAGACCAATAATACCACGAGAAGGAATTAAGAACTCGCATACCATACGCTCTCCTTTTGCTTCCATACTCGTCATTTCACCTTTACGCATAGAAACCATTTCTACAGCCTTACCAGATACAGCTTCTGGTAAATCTATAGTTAAACTTTCTACAGGCTCACATTTAACACCATCAATTTCTTTAATAATAACTTGTGGCTGTCCAATTTGTAGCTCGTAACCTTCTCTACGCATTGTTTCAATAAGTACAGACAAGTGTAATACACCACGTCCAAATACTAAAAATTTATCAGCACTATCAGTTTCGTTTACACGTAATGCTAAGTTTTTTTCTAGCTCGCGCTCTAAACGGTCTTTAATATGACGAGAAGTTACAAACTTACCATCTTTACCAAAGAAAGGAGAATCGTTAATTGTAAACAACATACTCATTGTTGGCTCATCAATAGCAATACTCTCTAATTTTTCAGGGTTTTCAATATCGGCAACAGTATCACCAATTTCAAATCCTTCTAAACCTACAATAGCACAAATGTCTCCTGTATTAACTTCCTCTACTCTTAATCTACCAAGACCTTCAAAAGTATAAAGTTCTTTAATTTTAGATTTAGTAATAGTACCATCTCTTTTTACTAAAGAAATTTGCTGACCTTCTTTTAAGCCACCACGTTGTAATCTTCCAATAGCAATTCTACCTGTAAATGAAGAATAATCTAAAGAAGTAATAAGCATTTGAGTATTTCCTTCTTTTGGTTCAAAAGTTGGAATATGCTCTATAACCATATCTAATAATGGCTCTATGTTTTCTGTTTCGTTTTTCCAGTCGTCACTCATCCAGTTATTTTTAGCTGAACCGTATACTGTTGGAAAATCTAACTGCCACTCCTCTGCTCCTAACTCAAACATTAAGTCAAAAACTTTTTCGTGTACCTCTTCTGGCGTACAGTTTTCTTTATCAACCTTATTAACAACAACACAAGGTTTTAAACCAAGGTCAATTGCTTTTTGCAATACAAAACGAGTTTGTGGCATAGGTCCTTCAAAAGCATCTACTAAAAGTAAAACTCCATCTGCCATATTTAATACTCGCTCTACCTCTCCACCAAAATCGGCGTGACCAGGAGTATCTATAATGTTAATTTTTGTGTCTTTATAGACTACAGAAACGTTTTTAGATACGATTGTTATTCCGCGTTCGCGTTCTAAATCGTTGTTATCTAATATAAGATCACCTGTATTTTGGTTTTCTCTAAATAACTGACAGTGATACATAATTTTATCTACCAAGGTCGTTTTCCCGTGATCTACGTGGGCAATAATTGCAATGTTCTTTGTTGTTGACATAACTGATTTTTAAATGCATTTACCTTCCTAAATGCGCGCGCAAAGATACTCTATTTTTTTTACCCAAAAGCAAAAGATTACAATT containing:
- the typA gene encoding translational GTPase TypA; amino-acid sequence: MSTTKNIAIIAHVDHGKTTLVDKIMYHCQLFRENQNTGDLILDNNDLERERGITIVSKNVSVVYKDTKINIIDTPGHADFGGEVERVLNMADGVLLLVDAFEGPMPQTRFVLQKAIDLGLKPCVVVNKVDKENCTPEEVHEKVFDLMFELGAEEWQLDFPTVYGSAKNNWMSDDWKNETENIEPLLDMVIEHIPTFEPKEGNTQMLITSLDYSSFTGRIAIGRLQRGGLKEGQQISLVKRDGTITKSKIKELYTFEGLGRLRVEEVNTGDICAIVGLEGFEIGDTVADIENPEKLESIAIDEPTMSMLFTINDSPFFGKDGKFVTSRHIKDRLERELEKNLALRVNETDSADKFLVFGRGVLHLSVLIETMRREGYELQIGQPQVIIKEIDGVKCEPVESLTIDLPEAVSGKAVEMVSMRKGEMTSMEAKGERMVCEFLIPSRGIIGLRNQLLTATAGEAIMAHRFLEYQPMRGDIPQRQNGSLVSMETGKAIPYSIDKLQDRGKFFVDPGEDIYEGQVIGENSRGDDMTVNITKTKKLSNVRSSGADDKAKIVPAIKFSLEEALEYIQKDEYVEVTPAHLRLRKIYLTENERKRNKIA